In Oryza brachyantha chromosome 2, ObraRS2, whole genome shotgun sequence, a single window of DNA contains:
- the LOC102702442 gene encoding chaperone protein ClpD1, chloroplastic, producing MEVCCCSTSSAVAVLGAGDLAGRRFAAAGVAARWGAVGIGRAVVLAHPLRPVLRAASQAAPRRARRAVVRAVFERFTERAVKAVVLSQREAKGLGEGAVAPRHLLLGLVAEDRSTGGFLSSGINIERAREACRGIGARDLTPGAPSPSGSGLQMDIPFSGSCKRVFEVAVEFSRNMGCSFISPEHLALALFTLDDPTTNSLLRSLGADPTQLASVALTRLQGELAKDGREPAGASSFKVTKKSPAEAGRSAFSKSLNTKKEKGALDQFCLDLTTQASGGFIDPIIGREEEIERVVQIICRRTKNNPILLGEAGVGKTAIAEGLALRIANGDVPIYLVAKRIMSLDVGLLIAGAKERGELESRVTSLIREVREAGDVILFIDEVHNLIGSGTVGKGKGAGLDIGNLLKPPLARGELQCIAATTLDEHRMHFEKDKALARRFQPVLVEEPSQDDAVKILLGLREKYETYHKCKFTLEAINAAVYLSARYIPDRQLPDKAIDLIDEAGSRARMESFNRKKEGQSSILLKSPDEYWQEIRAAQTMHEVVSSNQMKYSPDQESGSATTEAPDEDKTELVSELQVEEPIIVGTEDIARVASLWSGIPVQQLTADDRKLLVGLDDELRKRVIGQDDAVMAISRAVKRSRVGLNDPDRPIATLLFCGPTGVGKTELTKALAASYFGSESAMLRLDMSEYMERHTVSKLIGSPPGYIGYGETGTLTEAVRRKPFTVVLLDEIEKAHPDIFNILLQIFEDGHLSDSQGRRVSFKNTLIVMTSNVGSTSISKGRRSMGFSTEDTESSSYVAMKSLVNEELKAFFRPELLNRIDEMVVFRPLEKTQMLAILDIILQEVKGRLLALGIGLEVSDAMKDLICHEGYDKSYGARPLRRAVTHLIEDVISEAILFGEYKPGDTILMDIDAAGKPCLSRLNEKIVQLSDPTRTF from the exons ATGGAGGTGTGCTGCTGCTCGACGTCGTCGGCGGTGGCCGTGCTCGGGGCCGGGGATCTCGCTGGGAGGAGGTTCGCGGCCGccggggtggcggcgaggtgggggGCTGTGGGGATCGGGAGGGCGGTCGTGCTGGCGCACCCGCTGCGGCCGGTCCTGCGCGCGGCGTCgcaggcggcgccgcggcgggcgcggcgcgcggtCGTCAGGGCGGTGTTCGAGCGGTTCACGGAGCGGGCGGTGAAGGCGGTGGTGCTGTCGCAGCGGGAGGCCAAGGGGCTCGGGGAGGGCGCCGTGGCTCCGCGCCACCTGCTGCTGGGGCTCGTCGCCGAGGACAGGTCGACGGGGGGCTTCCTCTCGTCGGGGATCAACAtcgagcgcgcgcgcgaggcGTGCCGCGGCATCGGCGCCAGGGACCTGACCCCCggcgcgccatcgccgtccgGCTCGGGGCTGCAAATGGACATACCCTTCTCCGGGAGCTGCAAGCGGGTGTTCGAGGTCGCCGTGGAGTTCTCCCGGAACATGGGCTGCAGCTTCATCTCCCCGGAGCACCTCGCCCTCGCGCTCTTCACGCTCGATGATCCCACCACCAACAGTCTTCTCAGAAG CTTGGGAGCAGACCCGACTCAGCTAGCATCAGTAGCGCTCACTCGACTCCAAGGGGAGCTTGCAAAAGATGGCAGAGAACCTGCAGGAGCATCATCTTTCAAAGTGACCAAGAAATCTCCTGCCGAGGCTGGAAGATCTGCATTCTCCAAATCTTTAAATACAAAGAAAG AAAAGGGTGCACTTGATCAATTCTGTCTAGATTTGACCACACAAGCTAGTGGTGGGTTTATTGATCCCATCATTGGCCGTGAGGAGGAGATTGAAAGAGTAGTTCAGATAATATGCCGACGGACAAAGAACAATCCTATTCTTTTGGGTGAGGCAGGTGTTGGCAAAACTGCAATCGCTGAAGGGTTGGCTCTTCGAATTGCAAATGGAGATGTCCCCATTTACCTTGTG GCAAAGCGTATAATGTCATTGGATGTTGGTCTACTTATCGCTGGTGCAAAAGAAAGAGGTGAACTGGAGTCCAGGGTTACTAGTTTAATTCGTGAAGTTCGCGAAGCAG GGGATGTTATTCTTTTCATTGATGAGGTTCACAATCTTATTGGATCTGGAACTGTTGGAAAGGGTAAGGGTGCTGGCCTTGACATTGGCAACTTGCTGAAGCCCCCACTTGCTAGAGGTGAATTGCAG TGCATTGCAGCTACAACTCTAGATGAACACAGGATGCATTTTGAGAAGGATAAGGCTTTGGCTCGCCGCTTCCAGCCAGTATTAGTAGAGGAGCCAAGTCAG GATGATGCTGTGAAGATATTACTTGGTCTTcgtgaaaaatatgaaacatatcACAAATGCAAATTTACTTTAGAAGCCATCAATGCAGCAGTTTATCTGTCAGCAAGATATATCCCTGACAGGCAGCTCCCTGATAAGGCTATTGATCTGATCGATGAAGCTGGGAGTAGAGCTCGAATGGAATCATTTAATAGGAAGAAGGAAGGGCAGTCTTCTATCCTCTTAAAGTCACCAGATGAATACTGGCAAGAGATAAGAGCTGCTCAAACCATGCATGAAGTG GTGTCGTCAAACCAGATGAAGTATTCTCCAGATCAAGAGAGTGGCAGTGCTACCACTGAAGCACCGGACGAGGACAAGACTGAGTTGGTATCCGAACTCCAAGTTGAGGA ACCAATCATAGTTGGAACAGAGGACATTGCAAGAGTTGCCTCATTATGGTCAGGGATACCAGTCCAGCAGTTAACTGCTGACGATAGAAAGCTTCTTGTAGGACTAGATGATGAGCTCAGAAAGCGCGTTATTGGTCAAGATGATGCTGTTATGGCAATATCTAGAGCAGTGAAGAGATCACGGGTTGGCCTCAATGATCCTGACAGACCTATTGCCACTCTGCTTTTCTGTGGTCCGACAGGAGTTGGTAAAACTGAGCTTACTAAAGCTCTAGCAGCTAGTTATTTTGGATCG GAATCTGCTATGCTCAGATTAGACATGAGCGAGTATATGGAGAGGCACACTGTGAGCAAGCTCATAGGCTCTCCTCCAGGGTACATTGGATATGGTGAAACTGGTACTCTGACAGAAGCTGTCAGGAGAAAGCCATTTACTGTAGTATTACTTGATGAGATAGAGAAAGCTCACCCTGATATTTTCAACATTCTTCTCCAAATTTTCGAAGATGGGCATCTGTCGGACTCACAG GGCCGCAGAGTGTCATTCAAGAACACATTGATTGTCATGACATCAAATGTTGGTTCTACATCAATTTCAAAGGGAAGACGAAGCATGGGTTTCTCGACAGAAGATACTGAATCAAGCTCATATGTTGCAATGAAATCCCTGGTAAATGAGGAGTTGAAGGCATTTTTCCGCCCTGAATTGCTCAACAGAATCGATGAGATGGTTGTATTCCGTCCCTTAGAGAAAACTCAG ATGCTAGCTATTCTTGATATCATCCTACAAGAAGTGAAGGGTAGGCTGTTGGCCCTTGGAATAGGCTTAGAGGTGTCTGACGCAATGAAAGACCTGATTTGCCATGAAGGCTATGACAAGAGCTACGGTGCGCGGCCGCTAAGGAGAGCCGTCACCCACCTGATTGAGGATGTGATCAGCGAGGCGATTCTTTTCGGTGAATACAAGCCCGGCGACACCATACTGATGGATATCGATGCTGCTGGGAAACCTTGCTTGAGCCGCCTGAATGAGAAGATCGTCCAGCTGTCTGACCCGACACGGACATTCTGA